The nucleotide window ACGCTCGCTTGACTCTGCTGGATCGCTCGACGAACCGCCTCAGTCGTGGTGGCGCAGCCGTGGAGTAGTTGTCCCATAGTTCCTGCTTGTTGATGGCCAGCGGTCGTGTGCCATCATACCATGGGACTGTACACCTAGAGCGTGTTGATTAAGAAAGGAGCGATCGCTCCGGCCCCTCTCCCGGTACGCCGGGGGAGGCTGGGAGGGGGTCTTCACGAACTGCTGACCCCTTTGGTCATGGGGGCATCACCCCCTCCCAACCTCCCCCATGCGTACATGGGAGAGGGGCCGGAGCGCGGCTATGTCCGTCTTAAGAAAAGCCCTTTCAGAATGACGAATCGCGCAGTCCTTGCGTCAAGTGCATAGGGCCGGGCGTGTCATCCTACTTCGCGGCCGTCAGTTGCTGGGCGGCCTCGTCCCAGCCGCCACCGAGGGCCTTGTAGAGCGCGACGAGGTTGGCCGAGACCTGCGCTTCACTGCGGGCCAACGCATCCTGCGAGTTGAACAGAGCCTGCTGGGCCTGAAGCACGTCGAGGAAGTCGCCGAGGCCCCGTTCGTAGAGTTGCTGCGACAGCGACACGGCCCGCTGGTTGGACGACACCGCGCTCGCCAGCCGCCGGCGGCGCGATTGCTCGCGGTCGAAGGCGGTCAGGGTGTTCTCGACATCTTCGAGGCTGGTCAGCACGGCCTGTTCGTAGTTGGCGACGGCCTGCTCCTGGATCGCGTTCTGCACGTCCACCTGCGACCTTATGCGCCCGCCGGCGAAGACGTTCCAGCTGATGCTCGGACCGACGTTCCAGAAGATGCTGTCGGCGTCGCCCCAAGAGCTGAACTCGCTGCTCTGCAGGCCCAGTGATCCCACGAGCGAGAACTTCGGGAAGTACTCGGCGATCGCCTGACCAATGCGCGCCGTGGCGGCGGCCAGCTGGCGCTCGGCGCGGCGGATGTCGGGCCGGCGGCGCAACAGTTCGCTCGGCAGGCCGATCGGCACCTCGACGGCCGATCCGGGGATCGGCTTCACCTCGGCCAGCTCGTCGGCGAGCGCGCTGGGGTCTTGGCCCAGCAGCACGCCCAGGCGGTGCAGGTACTGCCGTTGCTGCGTCTGAAGCGGCGGCAACTGGGCGGCGGTCGTCTCCACCTGCGCCTCGGCCCGGGCGACGTCGAGGTCGCTACTCAGGCCGGCCTGGAAGCGCGACTGCGTCAGCTCGAGCGTGTCCTGCTGCACCTTCAGATTGGCTTCGGTGGTCAGGATCGTCTGCTGGATGCCGCGGTACTGCACGTAGTTGTTGGCGA belongs to Tepidisphaeraceae bacterium and includes:
- a CDS encoding efflux transporter outer membrane subunit, whose amino-acid sequence is MHAAAYLRRLALVAPLAIVAAGCTVGPNYERPETKVKGAFDAQRPFDASSTQPSTKPTTQPIVSRWWTTFNDSQLDSLVDRAIVANLDVRQAQARVREARARVGVERSAYLPDVTGGASYQRSSRSLNIEGGTAATGVGTGTGGNSGGGTAVNFAPDREADFWQAGFDAAWELDVFGGTRRAVQAAVAELQAVEEDRNDVLLTLLGDVANNYVQYRGIQQTILTTEANLKVQQDTLELTQSRFQAGLSSDLDVARAEAQVETTAAQLPPLQTQQRQYLHRLGVLLGQDPSALADELAEVKPIPGSAVEVPIGLPSELLRRRPDIRRAERQLAAATARIGQAIAEYFPKFSLVGSLGLQSSEFSSWGDADSIFWNVGPSISWNVFAGGRIRSQVDVQNAIQEQAVANYEQAVLTSLEDVENTLTAFDREQSRRRRLASAVSSNQRAVSLSQQLYERGLGDFLDVLQAQQALFNSQDALARSEAQVSANLVALYKALGGGWDEAAQQLTAAK